One Dermacentor silvarum isolate Dsil-2018 chromosome 10, BIME_Dsil_1.4, whole genome shotgun sequence genomic window carries:
- the LOC119466124 gene encoding uncharacterized protein LOC119466124: MQEGSSKPSSEPSRTNAEASVLQQETDSVSSFDVTRRQPDSIESLPRATCCYLGLGSAVTCKYDGTDVVLVKPFTQPGTLGGYAFNLACKFETKRGKISSVCLLFTLCAGNEDDLVPWPFAKQVSLRIVDIENTGKDVSVPVKVRPEQDADCFKRPRAHAPQKGILSERIGWKQVNKKKLVRDDCLVVAVQFQ; the protein is encoded by the exons ATGCAAGAGGGATCGAGTAAGCCGTCGTCTGAACCCTCCAGAACAAACGCCGAGGCTTCCGTACTCCAACAAGAAACCGACTCGGTGAGCAGCTTCGACGTGACAAGGCGACAGCCGGATTCAATTGAGAGTTTGCCACGTGCAACGTGCTGCTATTTGGGACTAG GCTCTGCGGTTACTTGCAAGTACGATGGCACAGATGTCGTGCTGGTGAAACCGTTCACGCAACCTGGTACGCTGGGCGGCTACGCGTTCAATCTGGCCTGCAAGTTCGAGACGAAACGGGGCAAAATTTCTAGCGTCTGCTTGCTTTTCACCCTGTGCGCCGGAAACGAAGACGATCTTGTGCCGTGGCCGTTTGCCAAGCAGGTGTCGCTTAGAATCGTCGACATCGAGAACACGGGCAAAGATGTCAGTGTGCCTGTCAAGGTACGTCCGGAACAGGACGCCGATTGCTTCAAAAGGCCtcgcgcgcatgcgccgcagaaGGGAATACTCTCCGAGAGGATCGGCTGGAAGCAAGTGAACAAAAAGAAGCTCGTTCGCGACGACTGCTTGGTGGTGGCAGTGCAGTTTCAGTGA